The proteins below are encoded in one region of Lactuca sativa cultivar Salinas chromosome 3, Lsat_Salinas_v11, whole genome shotgun sequence:
- the LOC111919188 gene encoding B3 domain-containing protein Os03g0120900, which yields MNFMGKSTGDSGSSTSSRRQQQGGGGGGGGGNLFEEEDEEERQNTAPAGQLFPSSSSSSPSSSHHQHQHQHQPPPSFLHQPPYHHQNQRGGWVFDGTSSRPSDPMVMDYSSVAQPAPDNINDDDQQSSHQAAAGGGGMMMVVEREHMFDKVVTPSDVGKLNRLVIPKQHAERYFPLDSSTNDKGLLLNFEDRNGKPWRFRYSYWNSSQSYVMTKGWSRFVKDKKLDAGDIVSFQRGVGGSAKDRLFIDWRHRPDAQAPPYQLSSNLSFPLPHHQFSFHNRNTAGVSWNPLFFQSQPAPPRSHSNLMLQPPNSYAAPPNSYRYGSSGGSPYHNIGTGSVVNVNQGGSGSSVIYFRSGAGGIPHQQHADMMQMQQRSGVGVGVGIGIDPPALPGPAPGVVFESVPVVHGKAAAKRLRLFGVNMDCPISDDDEQDYDQLPGELISPTTNSIPMGHYNHGDYHHEHYPTHHNPPPPPSSSSSTIPYLQLRPNYGEETQFHQTTMVSSSSVDAFNKSTKSSSSHMSLDLDI from the coding sequence ATGAATTTTATGGGTAAGAGCACCGGCGATAGTGGTAGTAGCACCAGCAGTAGAAGGCAACagcagggaggaggaggaggaggaggaggagggaatttgtttgaagaagaagacgaagaagaaaGACAAAACACGGCCCCAGCAGGTCAGTTATtcccttcttcttcatcttcttccccaTCTTCTTCtcatcatcaacatcaacatcaacatcaacCACCACCGAGCTTTCTTCATCAACCTCCCTACCACCACCAGAATCAGCGTGGGGGTTGGGTGTTTGACGGCACTTCATCACGGCCAAGTGACCCCATGGTTATGGACTACTCTTCAGTCGCCCAACCTGCACCCGATAACATTAATGATGATGACCAACAATCTTCACATCAAGCTGCTGCAGGAGGAGGagggatgatgatggtggtagagaGGGAGCACATGTTTGATAAAGTGGTGACTCCAAGTGATGTGGGTAAGCTGAATCGTCTTGTGATTCCAAAACAACACGCCGAGAGGTATTTCCCCTTGGATTCCTCCACCAACGATAAGGGTCTCCTTCTTAATTTTGAAGATAGGAATGGAAAACCCTGGAGGTTTAGATACTCCTACTGGAACAGCAGCCAAAGCTATGTGATGACCAAGGGTTGGAGTCGTTTTGTTAAAGACAAAAAGCTTGATGCCGGAGATATAGTCTCTTTCCAAAGAGGTGTCGGTGGCTCCGCCAAAGATCGGTTGTTCATAGACTGGAGGCACCGCCCGGATGCACAAGCTCCGCCCTACCAATTGTCATCCAATCTCTCCTTCCCACTACCACATCATCAATTTTCTTTCCACAACAGGAACACTGCCGGTGTCAGTTGGAACCCACTTTTCTTCCAATCCCAGCCAGCACCCCCACGGAGCCACTCTAACTTGATGCTACAGCCCCCAAACAGCTACGCCGCCCCTCCTAATTCTTACCGTTATGGCAGCTCCGGCGGTTCCCCTTACCACAACATAGGTACTGGTAGCGTAGTGAATGTGAATCAAGGAGGTTCAGGATCATCGGTGATTTATTTCAGATCAGGTGCAGGTGGTATCCCACATCAACAACATGCGGATATGATGcaaatgcaacaaagaagtgGGGTTGGTGTTGGGGTTGGGATTGGGATTGATCCACCGGCATTACCAGGTCCAGCACCAGGTGTAGTGTTTGAATCGGTTCCAGTTGTTCATGGGAAAGCAGCTGCTAAGCGGCTCCGGTTATTTGGCGTTAACATGGATTGCCCTATCTCAGATGACGACGAGCAAGACTATGACCAGCTTCCAGGTGAATTAATCTCCCCCACCACCAATTCCATTCCCATGGGACACTATAATCATGGAGATTACCACCATGAACACTATCCCACTCACCATAATCCGCCGCCGccaccatcttcttcttcttctaccataCCTTACCTGCAATTGAGGCCTAATTACGGAGAAGAAACCCAATTCCATCAAACCACAATGGTGTCTTCTTCTTCTGTTGACGCCTTCAACAAAAGCACCAAATCATCTTCCTCTCATATGTCCTTGGATTTGGATATCTGA